Part of the Anopheles coluzzii chromosome 3, AcolN3, whole genome shotgun sequence genome is shown below.
acacCTTGATGCattggaaataaattaaaaagatACACTTTTATACGTATCATGAAGGTACAAGTGGGCTAGTAAGGGTTCCCCACGGAAAGACCTTAAAGTTGTCTCCTCTCAAGGGTtcgtaatcacttccgccgaGCCACTTCCCTTTGCTCGCGGCCGTAAAGTGTGATTGTCGCCGTGCCTGGTGATGCGCAACTAGCATCATCACATAACGCACACGCAGCTCGCACCGGCCGCCTATCCCTCTGGTGCCGGAAAAGGGGACCAGGGAGAAGCGTAGCGTAAGAAAATTATACAAATTATCTTTTATAAGCTCCaatgaaatgtttgtttttgctacgtTTCTCCTCTAACGCTGTGACGCTTCTTCTTGCTCCCTTTGCATCGCAGCTCCGTCATCATCGCACTTCCGTCGAAGGATCGCGTAGCAAGATCGTTACCGTGCGCTTTTGacatacgtacacacacacacatactgatCTGTATCCGTGACATGATGTAAATAcagcacatcatcatcatcatcatcctcgaCATCATCTTCCAAACGGCAAACGACGAAAACTGCATCCAAACCTACCGCCTGTTCGTGCAAATGCGCGTGCTCTCCACGGCGTGATGTCACATGATTATcgcgcaccacacacacttacacgcGTTATAGGATACTTTCGGAAAGGTAGGGAGTACGGGCCAGAGCTGAGGGGGGAAATTTGGATGCAAATTATACCCTACGGTTTAAAGTCTTAATTTGAGCATAAGCTCTGGTACGTTCGAAGCTCTAACGAAAGTGCGCTCTggtgcgggtttttttttatttacatttcctTCGCTCCTCAATGCTCAATGCGTCTTCCTTCATCTGCAGGTTCGTCATCGCTCTTATGAAGGGGGAACCTTAGGAATCTTCTCTCCACCTCGTGCGAGCTTTATTGGTTTCCTTCTATTGCGTCTCGTTCGCAGCTTCGCGATAGGAACGAGGGCACACCACAAAAGGCTCCAGCAACGCCGAGCGCATTTCGCAAGATAATTGAGATAATGCAGCCGAGCAATCTGCAGGAAGAACTTTGTTGCACGCCTTGAACCAGAGACAGAGGCAGCGGTACAGAGGATTGTGGGGTTTTTTGCTAGTTCTTGCCCGCTAGAAATGCCTCTGGGAAGCGTTCTACCCATTTGCGACACTAATTTTATGAACCATAATAGAGTGTCTGTCCGATGGctcgtttagtggtcgttatGGATCGTAAAAAAACGGTTTCACGGCACTTTCGAGATAGGAGGGCACGCGGTACTGTGCCGCTTTAAGCTGTGCCCGGGCAAATTGATATTCAAATACTAGGATGCAACGCAGCCACAACCTCTTTCCGTCGGCATTATTGCTATCATTTTTCCGCGCTCCAGCCGAGTAGTGCTCTCTCAAGCActcgaagaaaaggaacatttaatttcatcatCAACAATATTAGCACCATCATGTAactaccccctccccctctccacCCCTTCTGCCTCTTCACCGTTTTTCCTCCCTGCACCATCGTCACTGCTGCCGCCGTAGTGTACCCCGGAAGTGCATCACAGCTTTGCGCGATTCGATCTGCGCGGTTgcatttgctctacgcgtcacCTCTCGCAAACACCGCGCGAAACAAAGCCGAAGCAACCGAACGGAAACGAATTAACATTTTGCCGCACTGACGTACAGACAAGTGTCACCCTTTGACACGCTTTCGTCTTCGTTTGCGCAGTTGTGTGGATGatgcggttttttttattgattgcgTTTAAAATGTTGAACTTAAACTAAATTAggtgaaacatttcaacacacactcacttgtAATGGTTGTATCCGGCATCACCACCACGCTCACCGTCCGACTCCATCGTGCTGTGTAGGGTTTGTTGTGATTGTTTTCTGCCTTCTGAGTTCACGCAGTAGCCGTGGAAATTGGTTGCTATAtattcacgcacacactgcaGCACCGCTTGGAAGGATTATGCTACCGCAAAATTGCACTTCCGGTTTCACTTTATTTCTTCTCACAAAAACATTCACTAACCACTTTCACCGATCCTTTagatttatattattttgtaGTATATAAGTAACACACGCGTTTTGCATCAACTTCATAGGTTGACGTTGTATCACCttaattgtgttgttttttggaaGTTTAAATTGCACTCTTAATACAACACACTTTTATGCACGTACATTCACACTGGTTTAGGATCTGTTCCCCACGCAACCCTTACACGCAGAGGGGAAAACCCACCCTTGATAGGTTCACTGGAAAAATTCCCTCAATTAAGTGATCTTCATTTtccttgtgtttttttttttcttcacttaattcaattttcttaTAGAAATTTTTCACTCCGATGCCACCCACACTGTGGTCTATTTCAGCCAAACTCTCCCTAGGGATCCTCCACCACTGAAGGAACTAATCTCAATGATTCACACTGGCTGGCCGCAGACACGATTTACACGACGGGCGACGAACAACAAATAACAACGAGcgacgcagcagcagaaaagcgTGTGTGTTGCGTGCGCGAGCTGCTCCGTGAGTAACGAGTGAGTGAAGCGCGTTTGCTCACCTCACCCAAAGGCGAACTGCGGTTTCCTACCGCTTCCAAACGAGCGAGCAAAGAGAGCGGTTGTGCAACGTGCGAGCGAAAAGCGAGACGGATAGATCGGACCAGCGTTGTGCAATAGAGAGCAAGCCACTTGCGCACACCTGAGCTCACAGGTAAGCGGAGCTGTGTGCGCAAAGGAAAGAGCGATGGTAGCTCGCGCGAGCGAGAAAACAAGTGACCTAGAGTGAAGAGGAAAGGTTTAGCTTGACGGTGTTCGAGTGGATGCGGAAAGGGATAAACTCGATATCACTGCCGACGGGTGTAGCGCTCTATCTCACAGTGCCGGATGGATGGTTTCTCTCTGTTGTTCGCCGCTTTGTTCACGTAAAAAGTAAATCACACcatgttgttttgatttcagGAAACcgaaaatcaatgtttgctcGAGCTTTATTGTGCTATTTGGGAAAGATCAACATTTGAACTTGCGTTGATTTATCTTACTCTTCATGTCAATTATCTTTTACACTCCACActaaatttatgaatattttttcttctaactCCCACCATCGATTCGCTTCAAATTGGTAAGAATCCAATTTTTGTACTCTGATACCCGCATCGACATACCGGCCTTGCCCGTGCTCATACCACATTTGGGACCAAAGCTGACCACACCGACCAAAAAGAATCGACCATCCTTCAACTGCAGTATCGGAGCACCCGAGTCACCCTGGCAAACGTCCTGGCCGGCTTGCACACCAACCGTACACATGACACTGAAGAGCATGGATGCGTTAAATCGTTGCCATTTTCTTAGCTGCTCGCCACATTCCTCCTGTTCGATTACATTGAGCGCCACGATTCGTTTTGAATCGCTCATTGTACCTACAATATTGACAAAGAATCTTTACTATATCTCTGCCAAAATTcaacttttttacatttattgtACCTTGTTGGTATTCACCCCAACCGAGCGAAAGCACCCGTGCGTCATTCACTAAGCTTTCGTCAAACAGATAGTCCAAAGGTAGACAGGCGGGTCTGACATCATCTGTGAATTGAACGGCTTCGCTTACCCTGATGAGTGCGATATCATTCAGTCGGGCATGAGAGTTGTAATCCTGATGGACGATCAGTTCTGCTGCCCGCCGTTCCTGGCACACACGATCGGCTAGACACTGAGCCAGCGTACTGATCAAGAACAGTCCGAAGTACAGTTTGATACTACGAAGGAACAGGAACAGGAATATCGTTAGGAAGTTCTTCGAACATCGAAATCCGTTCTTTACTTACTTTTCCAACTTCAAGTTGTGGACACAGTGTGCTGCGGTTAGGACATACCGTTCGTGGATCATGGTCCCCACACATCGTCCCTTGGTGGTGCTCTTCGGACGCTGAATCTCTAAGTAAACGGCCCACACGTGGATGTTATCATCGTCCTCAATGTCTGACCAGACGTTCCATGAAGGCCGCTGTTCACCACAACGTGCCGGCAACACATCCTTGAAGTGGTCCAAACGGATTGTGGTGCTTCTTGTACGCACGGTAGTAGGCGTCCGTCTTCTCGCCGTTGTGCTGCGTTGCGTAGTAACTCGCACACGAGTGGGTCTTCTCGTGGTCGCAATAGGCGTAGTGCTTGCTGCAGTGGTAGTAGTGGGTGCTACACCACTGTTCAGTGTACGTCTTGTTGGCGTTGATTGCGCGGATTCACAACAAACCTGAAATGATCAGAAACATTGCACATGACGTCACTGATACGACGCTCGTCTCCCTTCGGCAGCACACATACGATCGGGTCGGATGAGCTCTCGTCACTTTCGCAGGCACGCAACACCGCCCTTATCTGTTGCGTTTCCCACGAATATAGCACATTTCGGGTCGTCAGCTCCACTATCTTGGAACACTCGCCAATGCGGATGCACCGTCCGGAACTCCCATTCGCTAGAATGCACGCCTGATTCACTCGCCGCTGTCCGAAGGCAACACCAACCAAAAATAGCATCAGCCACCAAAACTTGGTTATGTGTACCATTTGTGACGTTTTTGGAAGGCTAGAGGGCACCATTCTCCATGCAACACAGTTCACGGTCACTGCAGCGATTAACGGGCTAGAGACGCTTCGTTCGGAATACTTCCGATCGGTCGTGCCTTTAATGGCGAACTGGACGCTTATCTGGAGCAGCAGACAGCCGAGAAGCGCTCATATTTGCATCTGATGCTTGCTCAAACTACCACAATCGCGAGGAACCAAGACCACTTGGCAAGATCaggaatgtttttatttacaaatagACAATTCACCCATACTGACACGCACGGTCTACTGCACAAACTCATACCGTTCAAGCCCAACCATGCGCACCACGCACACTCCAGCCCTTCTTAAATCAGGTGACGATTCATGTTGGTAAGAATCCAATTTTTGTATTCTGACACGCGCGTCGACATACCGGCGATGCCCGTGCCCATACCACATTTGGGACCGAAGCTGACCACACCGATCACAAAGTAGCGGTCGTTCCGGATCTGTACTATCGGTGCTCCTGAATCACCTTCGCAAACGTCTTGCCCGGCCAGCACTCCGACCGTACACATGACGCTGGAGAGCATAGAGATGTTAAATCGTTGCCACTTCTTGAG
Proteins encoded:
- the LOC120956317 gene encoding CLIP domain-containing serine protease B15-like isoform X1, encoding MVPSSLPKTSQMVHITKFWWLMLFLVGVAFGQRRVNQACILANGSSGRCIRIGECSKIVELTTRNVLYSWETQQIRAVLRACESDESSSDPIVCCESAQSTPTRRTLNSGVAPTTTTAASTTPIATTRRPTRVRVTTQRSTTARRRTPTTVRTRSTTIRLDHFKDVLPARCGEQRPSWNVWSDIEDDDNIHVWAVYLEIQRPKSTTKGRCVGTMIHERYVLTAAHCVHNLKLENIKLYFGLFLISTLAQCLADRVCQERRAAELIVHQDYNSHARLNDIALIRVSEAVQFTDDVRPACLPLDYLFDESLVNDARVLSLGWGEYQQGTMSDSKRIVALNVIEQEECGEQLRKWQRFNASMLFSVMCTVGVQAGQDVCQGDSGAPILQLKDGRFFLVGVVSFGPKCGMSTGKAGMSMRVSEYKNWILTNLKRIDGGS
- the LOC120956317 gene encoding CLIP domain-containing serine protease B15-like isoform X2, with the translated sequence MVYKIRFLGLVLLLVNAILGQRGLNQACILPNGRSGRCIRIDECSKIAELTTRNVLYAWETQQIRAVLRACESDESSSDPIVCCESAQSTPTRRTLNSGVAPTTTTAASTTPIATTRRPTRVRVTTQRSTTARRRTPTTVRTRSTTIRLDHFKDVLPARCGEQRPSWNVWSDIEDDDNIHVWAVYLEIQRPKSTTKGRCVGTMIHERYVLTAAHCVHNLKLENIKLYFGLFLISTLAQCLADRVCQERRAAELIVHQDYNSHARLNDIALIRVSEAVQFTDDVRPACLPLDYLFDESLVNDARVLSLGWGEYQQGTMSDSKRIVALNVIEQEECGEQLRKWQRFNASMLFSVMCTVGVQAGQDVCQGDSGAPILQLKDGRFFLVGVVSFGPKCGMSTGKAGMSMRVSEYKNWILTNLKRIDGGS